From the genome of Polyodon spathula isolate WHYD16114869_AA chromosome 14, ASM1765450v1, whole genome shotgun sequence, one region includes:
- the LOC121327147 gene encoding ATP-binding cassette sub-family D member 3: MAAISKYLTAKNSSIASAVLVAVYLLKRRRNAQNYRSKKSGSDSSLLNNDKDGKKEKAVVDRVFFARIWRIVKIMVPRTCCKESGYLLLIAVMLVARTYCDVWMIQNGTLIESAIIGRTTKDFKTYLFNFIAAMPLISLINNFLKLGLNELKLRFRVRLTKHLYDEYLKGYTYYKMGNLDNRIANADQLLTQDVERFCNSVVDLYSNLSKPLLDICLYIFKLTSAIGFQGPASMMAYLIVSGLFLTRLRRPIGKMTVTEQRYEGEYRYVNSRLITNSEEIAFYNGNMREKQTIHATFRKLVDHLHNFIFFRFSMGFVDSLIAKYLATVVGYLVVSRPFLNLAHPRHLNSTHSELLEDYYQSGRMLLRLSQALGRIVLAGRELTRLSGFTTRITELMEVLKELNSGKYERTMVSQQEKGQEGLKTLSLAPGSGEIIIADKIIKFDHTPLATPNGDVLIQDLSFEVKSGTNVLVCGPNGCGKSSLFRVLGELWPLFGGRLTKPERGKLFYVPQRPYMTLGTLRDQVIYPDTYEDQKRKGISDQVLKEYLDNVQLGHILDREGSWDIVQDWMDVLSGGEKQRMAMARLFYHKPQFAILDECTSAVSVDVEDFIYSHCRKVGISLFTVSHRKSLWKHHEYYLHMDGRGSYEFKPISTETVEFGS, translated from the exons ATGGCGGCAATTAGTAAATACTTGACAGCTAAAAATTCCTCCATAGCGAGCGCCGTCCTCGTCGCCGTCTACCTCCTGAAGAGGAGACGCAATGCACAGAATTACAGAAG TAAGAAAAGCGGATCAGACTCTTCTCTGTTAAATAATGAT AAAGATGGCAAGAAAGAGAAGGCGGTTGTTGACAGAGTATTCTTTGCAAGAATCTGGAGAATCGTGAAGATTATGGTGCCTCGAACCTGTTGCAAAGAG TCAGGATATCTGCTGCTTATTGCTGTCATGCTGGTGGCTCGAACGTATTGTGACGTGTGGATGATTCAGAATGGCACCCTGATTGAAAG tgcaatTATTGGCCGTACTACAAAAGATTTCAAGACCTACTTGTTCAACTTTATCGCTGCCATGCCactt ataTCCTTGATAAACAATTTCTTGAAGTTGGGTCTAAATGAGCTGAAACTTCGATTCCGTGTGAGGCTCACCAAACACCTTTATGATGAGTATTTGAA AGGTTACACCTATTACAAAATGGGTAACCTTGACAATAGGATAGCCAATGCAGACCAGCTGCTAACTCAAGACGTGGAGAGGTTCTGTAACAGTGTAGTGGACTTGTACTCGAACCTGAGCAAG CCACTGCTGGATATTTGCTTATATATCTTCAAGCTGACAAGTGCAATAGGTTTTCAG GGTCCTGCCAGCATGATGGCATATCTGATTGTCTCAGGCCTCTTCCTTACACGTTTAAGGAGGCCTATAGGCAAAATGACAGTGACTGAGCAGAGGTATGAAGGAGAGTACAGATACGTCAACTCACGGCTCATCACAAACAG TGAAGAAATTGCCTTTTATAATGGAAATATGAGAGAAAAGCAGACAATCCACGCCACTTTCAGGAAGCTG GTTGATCATTTGCACAACTTCATCTTCTTCCGGTTCTCCATGGGCTTTGTGGACAGTTTGATTGCCAAGT ACCTTGCCACAGTAGTCGGTTATCTGGTGGTAAGCCGTCCTTTTCTGAATCTGGCTCATCCTCGCCACCTTAACAGCACACACTCAGAGCTGTTGGAG GATTACTACCAGAGTGGTCGTATGTTGTTACGGTTGTCCCAGGCTCTGGGTAGGATTGTGCTGGCTGGGCGGGAGTTGACGAGATTATCTGG GTTCACCACTCGCATCACGGAATTAATGGAGGTCTTGAAAGAGCTTAACTCTGGCAAATATGAAAGAACCATGGTTTCCCAGCAGGAAAAAG GTCAGGAAGGTTTGAAAACATTGTCACTGGCACCAGGCAGTGGAGAAATCATCATCGCTGATAAGATTATTAA GTTTGATCATACACCACTGGCAACGCCCAATGGAGATGTTCTAATCCAAGATCTCTCCTTTGAG GTGAAATCTGGTACGAATGTTTTGGTCTGTGGTCCCAACGGCTGTGGAAAGAGCTCTCTTTTCCGTGTTCTAGGAGAA ctGTGGCCTTTGTTTGGTGGGCGTCTCACCAAGCCTGAAAGAGGGAAATTGTTTTACGTTCCACAG AGGCCATACATGACCCTGGGAACACTCCGGGACCAGGTCATTTACCCAGACACCTACGAAGACCAGAAGCGGAAAGGAATTTCTGATCAG GTTCTGAAGGAGTATCTGGACAATGTGCAGTTGGGTCACATCCTCGACCGGGAGGGAAGCTGGGATATTGTCCAGGACTGGATGGATGTTCTAAGTGGGGGAGAGAAACAGAGGATGgct ATGGCACGTCTGTTTTACCACAAGCCTCAGTTTGCCATCTTGGATGAATGTACCAGTGCAGTCAGTGTTGATGTTGAAGATTTCATCTACAGCCACTGCAGAAAG gTCGGTATATCCCTGTTCACAGTGTCTCACAGAAAGTCTCTGTGGAAACACCATGAG TATTACCTACACATGGATGGAAGAGGAAGCTATGAATTCAAACCCATATCAACAGAGACAGTTGAGTTTGGATCATAA